The Deinococcus aerolatus DNA window GGTTTCCTGGCCTGGGTGGCGTTGCAACTGGCCTTCGGCTTCAGCCTGCTGCGTGCCTACGCCCGCGCCCGCGCCACCGGGCAAACGACCTGGGCCAGCCTGAATCTATGGCTCTTCGCGTACTGGCTGGCCTTTCTGGTCAATGCCAGCTTTGACGTGTACCTGGAGGGGCCGCAGGGCGGCATCTGGTTCTGGAGCGTGTTCGGTTTCGGCCTCGCGGCCCTGGAAACCCAGCGTCGTCAGGCTGCGGCCCTCTCCGGAGCCCCTTCTACCACGGCCCCCCTGCCTGCCCCCCTCAAGGAGTTCTGAATAATGTCGCTGCCTATCCCCTCCGATCCGCGCTCCGCCGCGCCTGCTCCGCCTGCTTCACCCGCCGTGGGGGCGTCTCCGCACCCTGCCCTGACCTCCCGCTCGATTCTGGGAATGCGGGTGGATGTCACCACCTACGCGGACGCCACGGCCAGGGTCATGGCCTGGGCGCGGGCGGGTCAGGGGCGCTACGTCTGTGCCTCCAACGTTCACATGGTCATGGAGACCAGCGACAGCGCCGAGTTCCGGGATGTGGTGAACGGGGCCGATCTGGTGACGTCCGACGGCGTGCCGCTGGTGTGGGCCTTGAAGGCGCTGGGGGTGCCACAGGCCGAGCGCGTGTACGGCCCCACCCTGATGCTGCACGTCTGCGAGGCCGCGGCCCGTGAAGGGGTGCCCATCGCCCTGTACGGCGGTACGCCTGAGAGTCTGGAGGAGTTCGTGCTGTTCCTGCACGCCAACTATCCGGGCATCGAGATCGCCTGCCTGATCGCTCCACCGTTCCGTCCCCCCACCCCCGAGGAAGACGCGTACTACACGCAGCAGCTGGTCGACTCCGGAGCGCGCATCGTGTTTGTGGGCATCGGCTGCCCCAAGCAGGAACGCTGGATGGCCGCCCACACCGGGCGTCTGGACGCGGTGCTGCTGGGCATGGGGGCTGCCTTCGACTTTCATACGGGGCGGGTCCGGCAGGCCCCCGCCGCCATGCAGCGGCTGGGCTTGGAATGGCTGTTCCGCCTGTTCATGGAGCCGCGCCGCTTGTGGAAGCGCTATGCCAAACATAACCCGCGCTTCGTGGGCAGGTTCCTGCTGCAACTGCTGGGCCAGAAGATCATTAACCGGGGGCGCAGGGCGAGCCGGGATTAAGGAAGGGCCAGGAACCCGCAATCGCTCTACCGGTGAAGGAGGTGGTCCAGAATGCTGTCCGCACTTCTGACCGAATTGGCCCTGTGCAATCCGTCCTCGCCTGAAGAGGCGTGGAACGCTGCTGTCCAGATGCTTGCCGAGCAGGGTCTGGGGACGGCTTCCGGCCAGGTTAAAGGGTGCCCGCGGACGGCCTTTGTGGGACTGGCTTCACACGGCCTGATCAGTGGCTTCTCCGCTCCGTCTCCCAGACCCTTGAATCAAAATGCCCGCTATGCCCTGAGCGCTTACCGCCTGTAACTTGCTGACCACTGCTTGCTGAACCGCACGTCGGACTGGTGGCAGGCTGTCGCCACCGAACGGAACATTGATCGCAAAGGGCACAACGGCGTGTTGAATGTCGTCAGTCCGCTGATTAAGCGCGGGGCCTCTGCTCCGGCTGCGGCGACACCTTTGACCTGAACAGCGAAGGCTGGGTCGGGCCTGCCGCAGAAGATGACGTGCAGCCTTCTGCCGACGCTCTATCCTTGAGTCGATGCTGACCGCCTTCGCCACGCTGCTGTGCGTCACGGCGCTGCTGGCGTATCTCAACGAACGCTTTGTCCACTTCCCCACCACTGTGGGCGTCACGCTGTCAGGGGCGCTGGCGAGCATCGTGCTGATTGCGCTGGATGCGCTGGGGCTGATTCCCGGCGTGCGCGGCTGGGCGGCGGAACTGCTCAAAACGCTGAACTTCACCAATTTTGTCCTCAACGGTATTCTGGCCGTGCTGCTGTTCGCGGGTGCATTAAGTCTGGACGCCCGGCAACTGCTGCGCCAGCGTGGCAGCATCCTGACCCTGGCCTTTCTCAGCACGCTGATCAGTACCTTCCTGATCGGCTTCGCGGCGTATTTTGTCTTTAGGTGGGTGGGCCTGGATGTGCCGCTGATCTGGGCGCTGCTGTTCGGGGCGCTGATCAGCCCCACCGATCCGGTGGCGGTCTTGGATCTGCTGAAGCGGGCCAGGGTTCCGGCCAGAATTGAGACGCTGATTGCCGGAGAAAGCCTGTTCAACGACGGCGTCGGCGTGGTGATCTTTCTGGCCCTGGCCGGCATTGCCGGCAGCGGTGGGCGGCATGACGGTGATGTGGGCGCGTTGGACGTCCTGGTCCTGTTTCTGCGAGAGGCGGGCGGAGGGCTCCTGTTCGGGGCCGTGCTGGGTATGACGGGCTACCGCCTGCTGCGGAGCATCCACCAGCACGCCGTCGAAATTCTGGTCACGCTGGCCGTGGTGGTGGGCGGCTACGTGGCCGCCGCGGCGCTGGAAATCAGCGGTCCGCTGGCGATGGTGGTGGCAGGTCTGGTGATCTCGGCCAACCGACAGGAGGTGTTCGGCGAGGAAACCGGGGAACTGGTGGAGAGCTTCTGGGAGACCACCGAACAGGTGCTGAACATTCTGCTGTTTGCCTTTATCGGGCTGGACGTGCTGCTGACCCGCACCACCGGCGCGCAGCTGATCGCCAGCGCCGTGCTGATTGTCGTGGCGCTGGCCGCCCGCTGGATCAGTGTCGCTCTGCCTTTCGCGCTGGTCCGTGCCCGCGAGGGCTACGGTGCGTACACCGTGCGGCTGCTGACCTGGGGCGGTCTGCGCGGCGGCATTGCCATCAGTCTGGCCCTGAGTCTGCCTGCCAGCCCGTACCGTACGCATATCGTGACCGTGACCTACGCCATCGTGCTGTTCACGATTGCCGTGCAGGGACTGACCATTCTGCCGCTGGTCCGCAGGGCCGCCGCCGCCAGCCCGGACGCATGAACCGACGCTGATTGGAGTGTCCATCACATTGGTGGCGGCCCACAGGCAGCCCAATACCCCCATGACGACTTCACAGAAGACGATGTCCCGCGAGATCCAACTGGCCGCCCGTCCCCAGGGGGCGCCCAAAGACAGCGACTTCGCGCTGGTGGACCGCGAGCTGGGCCAGCCGAGGCAGGGCGAGGTGCTGGTCCGCAATCTGTTTCTGAGCGTTGATCCCTACATGCGCGGGCGCATGAACGACGTCAAGTCCTACACGCCCCCCTTCGCGCTGAACGAGACCATGACCGGCGGCGCGGTGGGCGAGGTCATCGCCTCGGGCGCGGACGGCCTGAGCGTGGGCGATCTGGTGCTGCACGATCAGGGGTGGCGCACCCACGCGCTGCTGCCGGCGAAGGCGGCGCGCAAGGTGGACGCGATGCAGAGCGTCTCGCCCAGCGCCTACCTGGGCATTCTGGGCATGCCCGGCCTGACCGCCTACGCGGGCCTGCTGGACGTTGCCGCGTTCAAGCAGGACGACGTGGTGTTCGTGTCGGGCGCGGCAGGCGCGGTGGGCAGCGCCGTGGGCCAGATCGCCCGCCTCAAGGGGGCCGGGCGCGTGATTGGCAGCGCCGGGTCCGCCGACAAGGTGTCGCACCTGACCGGCACCCTGGGCTTCGACGCCGCCTTCAATTACAAGGACGGCTCCGTCACCAAGCTGCTGCGCGAGGCCGCGCCGGACGGTATCGACGTGTATTTCGACAATGTGGGCGGCGATCATCTGGAGGCCGCGCTGTTCGCCTTCAACACCTTCGGGCGGGCGGCGCTGTGCGGGGCCATCAGCCAGTACAACGCCACCGAGGCTCCCAGCGCCCCGCGCAACTTGGCGCTGGCGATTGGCAAGCAGCTGACCCTCAAGGGCTTCATCGTCGGCACCTACAGCCACCGGTACGCCCAGTTCGTGCAGGAGGTGGGCGGCTGGATCGCGTCCGGCGAACTGCAGTACGACGAAACCGTGGTGGAGGGCATTGACCACATGCCCGGCGCGTTCATGGGCCTGCTGGACGGCCAGAACACCGGGAAGATGGTGGTCAGGCTGTAAAGCCGAAGTTTAACCGGGGACTGGCGCCCCGCTCCACAAGGCCGTGATCAGCGCGTAGCCCCCTTGCAGGGCGGCGGTCACGGTCTCCCCGTTGGTCTCGTTGCTGACTGTCCAGCCGCTGCCCAGCGGGACCGCCGCGCCGTGCAGCGGCCAGCGCACCCCACTCAGGGTCAGGCCGCGCAGGTCGTGGCACGCCACCACGCTCAGGGTCACGCCGGGGGGCAGTGCCAGCGACAGGGGAGAGGCGGGCAGCAGCGGCCAGGCCCACTCGTCGCCGCTGCTCAGGGTTACGCGGCGGCCCTCGCGCGCCAGCCGCACGCCGCCCAGCAGCAGGGCCGCCGCGTGGTCAAAGCGCCCGCCGAAGGCCCCCAGGAACACCAGTTCGGTGGCCCCGCGCCCCAGCGCCACACGCACGGCCAGTTCGGCGTCGGTCTCATTCTTGGCCGCCGGATGCACCTCGCGTGGGGCGTCCACCGTCACGCCCTCCGAGGAGTCGAAGTCGCCCACCCAGGCGTCCACCGCCACCCCCAGACCCGCCGCGTGGCGTGCGCCCCCGTCCGCCGCCACCACCAGGGTGGGGCGCGGCAGGGTGTCCAGCGCAGGCGTAAGCGTCAGCCGCCCGCCGACCAGAATCCAGGCGATCACCGGGGCAGTGTAGCGGCTTCACCGCCGCGCCCCGGCCCCAAAGTGCCCTACAGCCCCGGCAGTCCCAGCGCTGCGTGCAGGTCACCCAGCAGGGTCTCCACGTTGCGGCTCAGCCCGTCCAGCGCCGGGGTGGAGGTTCGCAGCGGATTGAAGGCCGACAGGTAAAGCAGGCGCGTGCCGCCGCGCGGGTTGAGGCTGGGGTCCGCCGTGACGGCCAGCTGCACGAATTTTTCCTGGCCGCCGGGCAGCGTGTAGGTCACGCCGACCAGCGTGTACGCCCCGGCGTTCTCGGTGGACGTGACCTTGAACTGCACGCCTGAGGCGCTGGCCAGGGTGGCGCTGGTGGCCGCCGCGTTCAGCTCCTTGACCTTGACCGGGTTGTAGGGATCGCTGGTAAACAGCGCGTTCATGTCCGCAAAGGCCAGGGTCTTGAGCAGGCTGCCCAGCTGCTCGACGGGTTGACTGGTCTGGGCGGCTGGGGCAACGGGAGAGGCTGGGGCCGCCGCCGGTGCGGCCACCGCCTGGACTGGCCCGGTCTGGCCCAGATACGGGGTCAGCGCGCCGCTGGCGGTCAGCTTCTGCACCAGTTTCCCGGCGCAGTCGGCCACCGCCTTGCCCTCGTCACTGTCAAGGTACACGCTGCCGCCCCACCAGCCCCAGGCGCTGACGCCGCCGCTGGTGCCCTCGCAGCTCTCGTTCCATTTAACCGTGCCGCTGGCCGCGTCGGTCAGTTCCATGCTGGCGCGCACCGTCTTGCCGCGCAGGCAGCCCACGAACGGCAGGCAGACGCTGCTGCTGCTGCTGACATCAGTGACGCCTCCTGCCATCTGAAGGGGTGCACCGTCTTCCTTGCGCACGGCCTCCACGTAGCCGCTGGCGGTCAGCGCCCTGTTCATGGCCTCCTCGAAGGCGGCGTAGACGCTGCCGGAACAGTAGCCTCCCCGGCACCACTTGTCTCCGATGTACACCACGGCTTTGGGGCCACTGTAGGTCTGCGCGCCGGCCAGGGTACCCAGCATGGTCGCCGAGAGGCTGAGGTTGCGCTTCCACTGTAGGTTCTTCATCCGCGTGTCCTCCAGAGGTGAGGGGCGTGGTGACGGTGACCCTACAATATGACACCTCGGTCAGTCCCGGTCATCGGTCACCGTCCGAAGTCGCCCCTCGTCCACCTCCATTCGCAGCCCCTCACCCCCCAGCAGCCCCACCTCCCGCGCGCTGAGGTTCAGGGTCAGTGGTCCCAGCAGGTGCGCCACCGTGACCGTCTCGCCGGCCTCGGTGGTGTGGCGGGAGGTCACGGGAAAAGCCTCGCCCTCGCCCAGCCGCACAGCGTCCTCGGGAACCAGCAGCGCCTGACCGCTCCCGCGCACCAGCACATTCGCCCAGCCCAGGAAAGCGGCCACCCACGCCGTCGCGGGCCGGTCAAAAACCTCACGCGCTGCGCCGGTCTGCACGAGCTGCCCGGCCCGCATCACCGCCACCTGTCCGGCCAGCGCCAGCGCCTCGCGCTGATCGTGGGTCACCAGCAGCACGCCCGCGCCGACGCGCCGGAACAGGTCGCGCAGATCGTTTCTCAGCTCGGCCCGCAGGCGTTCGTCCAGATTGCTCAGCGGCTCGTCCAGCAGCAGCAGCGGCGAATTCGTCGCCAGGGCGCGGGCCAGCGCCACCCGCTGGGCCTGTCCGCCGGACAGCTGCCCCGGTGTGCGGGCGGCCAGTTCGGTCAGGTTGACCAGCGCCAGCGCCTCCTGCGCCCGCCGGTGCGCCTCGGCCCGCGCCGCGCCGCGCATCCGGGGGCCGTAGGCCACGTTGTTCAGCACGCTCAGGTGCGGAAACAGCGCGTAGTCCTGAAACACCAGCCCGATGTGCCGCGCTTCCGGCGGCAGCCCCGTCACATCGCGCCCACCTACCTCCACCCGCCCCGCGTCCGGGCGTTCCAGGCCCGCCACCATCCGCAGCACCGTGCTCTTGCCGCAGCCTGACGGGCCGAGCAGGGCCAGGGTCTCGCCCGCCCCCACGGTGAGGGACACGTCCCTGGCCGCCTGCACGGGGCCGTAGGACTTGGAAAGGTGATGGGTGGTGAGGGCGGGGGGGAGCACGTCGCTCAACCTAGCGCCCCGCGTTCACCACTGCCTGCCCTGCTGCTGCTGAACATCGGCGTCACGTCACTTCCCCCTCGCCGCCGTCCAGCACCGTGAAGGCCGTGGCCGACAGCAGCAGCAGCACGGTGGCCAGGGCACACGCCTCGCCCAGATTGCGCTCGCCGGGGCGGCCCAGGCGGTCATACAGGCCCACGCTGAGGGTGGCCCACTCGGGACGGGTCAGCACCAGCGTGGCACCGAACTCGCCCAGCACGGTGGCCAGGGCCAGTGCCGCGCCGCCGCGCAGGGCCGGCAGCGTCAGCGGCAGCGTGACCGTGCGCTGGGCGGCCAGCGGGCCGGCACCCAGGGTGCGGGCGGCCTCGAACAGCCGGGGCGGCAGCGCCCGCAGCGCGGGCAGCACCGAGCGCACCACCAGCGGCAGCGCCAGCAGCGTGTAGGCCGCGATCAGCATGGGCAGCGTGGCCGCCAGCGCCGGGTACGCCAGCAGGTAGCCCACCGCCAGCGACACGGGCGAGACCATCAGCGGCAGCAGCGAGATCAGATCCAGCACCCGCGAACGCGCCAGCCACGCCCCCAGCGCGTACAGCCCGCCCAGCAGGGTGGCGCCCACCAGCGCCATCGCCCCGAATCTTAGGGTGTTGCCCAGCAGCAGCGGCGTATCGGGGTCCGCGAGGATGCCCTGCCAGTACAGCAGCGTCGGCCCCGCCGAACCCAGCAGCCCCCGCGCCACCACCGCCACAAGAGGCGCGAAGCAGACCAGCAGCGTCACGGCGCCCAGCCCCAGGATGCCCGCCCGCACGCTGCCCCGCGCCGGGGGCAGGCCGCCCGCCGGCACCCCCGTTCCGCCGCGGGTTAACCCGGTGTAGGCCCACGTTGCCACCAGCGTCAGCAGCAGCTGGCCCGCGATCAACGCGCTGGCCTCGGACAGGCGCAGTTGCAGGGCGGTCAGGGTGTAGATCTCCACCTCCAGCGTCGCGTACTGCTCGCCGCCCAGCGCCAGCGGCAGTCCGAAACTCAGGGCCGAGTACAGAAAGACCAGCACCAGCCCCGCCGCCAGCCCCGGCAGCGCCAGCGGCAGCGCCACACCCAGGGCCGCCTGCCAGCCGCTCGCGCCCAGCGTCCGCGCCGCGCCGATCAGATGCGGGGGCACCCGCGAGAACCCCCCGTGGGCCAGGCGGATCATCACCGGCAGGTTGAAAAACAGGTTGCCCAGAATGATCAGGGCGGGCGTGTCGCTGACGTCCACTCCCGTCAGCGTGGTCAGCCAGCCGCGCGGTCCCAGCAGCGCCGAGAGGCCCAGCACCGCCACCAGCGTGGGCGTCACGAAGGGCAGCAGCAGCAGCCGCAGAAACAGCCGCTTGCCCGGAACGTCGGCCCTGGAGAGCAGGTACGCCAGCGGCGCGCCGATCAGCAGCGCCAGCAGCGCCGTGCCGCCGGCCTGCGTCAGGGTCCAGCCCAGTCGTCCCAGGAAGTACGGATCGCGCCACACGCCCAAGTTCACGCCGCCCTCGGCCAGCGTGCGCCCCAGCGGCACGGCCAGCAGCAGCGCCGTGAACACCAGCGCGGGCAGGGCCAGCAGCCAGCCGGACAGGCGGGAGGGAATCATGAACAGGAGTGTAGTGGGCCGCAGACCGGGTTCGGCTTTTCCGCTGGCCTGTCTGTTGACCCCCATCGGTGGGTGCAATCCTCTTGCTGCCGTCTGCCGACGCGTAGACTCCCCCCATGCTTCAGGGCCTCCTCTCCCGCCTCGACGATTCCGGCAACCTCGTCCCGCGCTACACGCCGCCGCGCTGCCTGCTGGAACGTCAGGCGGTGGGCGGCTGCGACATCTGCCGCGACGTCTGCCCGCACAACGCCGTCCTGACCGGGCTGGTGGGCTCGGCCATCCAGATCGACGCCGACGCCTGCACCGGCTGCGGCATCTGCGTCCAGGCGTGCCCGACGGGGGCGCTGGAATACAGCCTGCAGGGGACGTTGCAGAGCGTGCGGGATCAGAAGGCCGAGGACGGCGCAGCCGCCGGCGAGGGTGAGGCCAGCCTGACCTGTCCCCAGAGCGGCGCGGGCGGCCCGCAACTGCCCTGCCTGGGCCGCGTGACCCCGGCGGTGCTGTCGGCGGCGGGCGCATGGGGCACCCCGCTCACGCTGATTCACGGCGAGTGTGAGACCTGCCCGGTCGGTGCGCCGGACGTGCCGGAGCGGCTGGACGCGGTGGTGGCCGAGACCCAGCGCCTGCGTGCGGCCACCGGCCAGCCTGCCCGCATCACCGTGCGCGCCGCCACCCCAGGCGACGCCGAACGGGCGGTGCGGGTGTCGCGGCGCGGCGCGTTCGGGGCGCTGTTCCGGGCCGGCAAGGCGCAACTGGCCCAGAGCATTCCCGAGTCGCCGCTGCCCTTC harbors:
- a CDS encoding WecB/TagA/CpsF family glycosyltransferase, which translates into the protein MSLPIPSDPRSAAPAPPASPAVGASPHPALTSRSILGMRVDVTTYADATARVMAWARAGQGRYVCASNVHMVMETSDSAEFRDVVNGADLVTSDGVPLVWALKALGVPQAERVYGPTLMLHVCEAAAREGVPIALYGGTPESLEEFVLFLHANYPGIEIACLIAPPFRPPTPEEDAYYTQQLVDSGARIVFVGIGCPKQERWMAAHTGRLDAVLLGMGAAFDFHTGRVRQAPAAMQRLGLEWLFRLFMEPRRLWKRYAKHNPRFVGRFLLQLLGQKIINRGRRASRD
- a CDS encoding DUF6979 family protein, whose protein sequence is MLSALLTELALCNPSSPEEAWNAAVQMLAEQGLGTASGQVKGCPRTAFVGLASHGLISGFSAPSPRPLNQNARYALSAYRL
- a CDS encoding cation:proton antiporter, whose amino-acid sequence is MLTAFATLLCVTALLAYLNERFVHFPTTVGVTLSGALASIVLIALDALGLIPGVRGWAAELLKTLNFTNFVLNGILAVLLFAGALSLDARQLLRQRGSILTLAFLSTLISTFLIGFAAYFVFRWVGLDVPLIWALLFGALISPTDPVAVLDLLKRARVPARIETLIAGESLFNDGVGVVIFLALAGIAGSGGRHDGDVGALDVLVLFLREAGGGLLFGAVLGMTGYRLLRSIHQHAVEILVTLAVVVGGYVAAAALEISGPLAMVVAGLVISANRQEVFGEETGELVESFWETTEQVLNILLFAFIGLDVLLTRTTGAQLIASAVLIVVALAARWISVALPFALVRAREGYGAYTVRLLTWGGLRGGIAISLALSLPASPYRTHIVTVTYAIVLFTIAVQGLTILPLVRRAAAASPDA
- a CDS encoding NADP-dependent oxidoreductase, which codes for MTTSQKTMSREIQLAARPQGAPKDSDFALVDRELGQPRQGEVLVRNLFLSVDPYMRGRMNDVKSYTPPFALNETMTGGAVGEVIASGADGLSVGDLVLHDQGWRTHALLPAKAARKVDAMQSVSPSAYLGILGMPGLTAYAGLLDVAAFKQDDVVFVSGAAGAVGSAVGQIARLKGAGRVIGSAGSADKVSHLTGTLGFDAAFNYKDGSVTKLLREAAPDGIDVYFDNVGGDHLEAALFAFNTFGRAALCGAISQYNATEAPSAPRNLALAIGKQLTLKGFIVGTYSHRYAQFVQEVGGWIASGELQYDETVVEGIDHMPGAFMGLLDGQNTGKMVVRL
- a CDS encoding thiamine diphosphokinase, giving the protein MIAWILVGGRLTLTPALDTLPRPTLVVAADGGARHAAGLGVAVDAWVGDFDSSEGVTVDAPREVHPAAKNETDAELAVRVALGRGATELVFLGAFGGRFDHAAALLLGGVRLAREGRRVTLSSGDEWAWPLLPASPLSLALPPGVTLSVVACHDLRGLTLSGVRWPLHGAAVPLGSGWTVSNETNGETVTAALQGGYALITALWSGAPVPG
- a CDS encoding ABC transporter ATP-binding protein, whose translation is MLPPALTTHHLSKSYGPVQAARDVSLTVGAGETLALLGPSGCGKSTVLRMVAGLERPDAGRVEVGGRDVTGLPPEARHIGLVFQDYALFPHLSVLNNVAYGPRMRGAARAEAHRRAQEALALVNLTELAARTPGQLSGGQAQRVALARALATNSPLLLLDEPLSNLDERLRAELRNDLRDLFRRVGAGVLLVTHDQREALALAGQVAVMRAGQLVQTGAAREVFDRPATAWVAAFLGWANVLVRGSGQALLVPEDAVRLGEGEAFPVTSRHTTEAGETVTVAHLLGPLTLNLSAREVGLLGGEGLRMEVDEGRLRTVTDDRD
- a CDS encoding ABC transporter permease, with protein sequence MIPSRLSGWLLALPALVFTALLLAVPLGRTLAEGGVNLGVWRDPYFLGRLGWTLTQAGGTALLALLIGAPLAYLLSRADVPGKRLFLRLLLLPFVTPTLVAVLGLSALLGPRGWLTTLTGVDVSDTPALIILGNLFFNLPVMIRLAHGGFSRVPPHLIGAARTLGASGWQAALGVALPLALPGLAAGLVLVFLYSALSFGLPLALGGEQYATLEVEIYTLTALQLRLSEASALIAGQLLLTLVATWAYTGLTRGGTGVPAGGLPPARGSVRAGILGLGAVTLLVCFAPLVAVVARGLLGSAGPTLLYWQGILADPDTPLLLGNTLRFGAMALVGATLLGGLYALGAWLARSRVLDLISLLPLMVSPVSLAVGYLLAYPALAATLPMLIAAYTLLALPLVVRSVLPALRALPPRLFEAARTLGAGPLAAQRTVTLPLTLPALRGGAALALATVLGEFGATLVLTRPEWATLSVGLYDRLGRPGERNLGEACALATVLLLLSATAFTVLDGGEGEVT
- a CDS encoding 4Fe-4S binding protein; translated protein: MLQGLLSRLDDSGNLVPRYTPPRCLLERQAVGGCDICRDVCPHNAVLTGLVGSAIQIDADACTGCGICVQACPTGALEYSLQGTLQSVRDQKAEDGAAAGEGEASLTCPQSGAGGPQLPCLGRVTPAVLSAAGAWGTPLTLIHGECETCPVGAPDVPERLDAVVAETQRLRAATGQPARITVRAATPGDAERAVRVSRRGAFGALFRAGKAQLAQSIPESPLPFVDWSEPEERTPEEWKWRRLALKPAPAADAPVHWPAPVVDDTCIDCPVCHNVCPTDAIDREIGDDGSVRLLLNLSACTGCMACLRSCPPGAIHEQTEWLPAAFSGPILLREGESVM